The following are from one region of the Staphylococcus schleiferi genome:
- a CDS encoding DUF2538 family protein yields the protein MPRPTHDKIMQINGIFNMLEQQIIHSKDMAHFRQELFYVNHAHRENYEALLLYYSDSQNNPVINGACYIVALPEIFDAIDVFESPLPFSWVYDEKGLTPEMQNLSVPIQYLVAAALEVTDVNIFTPSGYTMGMNNWNIIQMRIFWQYTALVRQNAM from the coding sequence ATGCCACGCCCTACACACGACAAAATCATGCAAATCAATGGGATATTCAACATGTTAGAGCAACAAATCATTCACAGTAAAGACATGGCGCATTTTCGACAAGAGTTATTTTATGTGAATCATGCACACCGTGAGAATTATGAAGCACTTCTACTTTATTATTCAGACAGCCAGAATAACCCGGTGATCAATGGTGCGTGTTATATCGTTGCACTTCCTGAAATTTTTGATGCGATTGATGTCTTTGAATCACCCCTCCCATTTTCATGGGTTTATGATGAAAAAGGTTTAACACCAGAGATGCAAAATTTGAGTGTGCCTATTCAATATCTCGTTGCTGCAGCATTAGAAGTAACTGATGTTAACATTTTCACACCTTCTGGCTATACAATGGGAATGAACAATTGGAATATTATTCAAATGCGGATTTTTTGGCAATATACCGCATTAGTACGACAAAATGCAATGTAA
- a CDS encoding phospho-sugar mutase, producing the protein MFLKAQWMSHLDESLVKPFYEEQTKEEQEAGFEDVLTFGTAGIRSTFGLGPGRLNKFTIRKVALGLAQYLKQKNEHPTVVIHFDTRFLSQEFSQEIARVLATEGVSVVLADTYKSTPELSFAVRELKATAGVMITASHNPSHYNGIKIYGADGGQLLPEASEDLSQYINAIESPLEIEARDFNSLKTEKLITSLPTEVTEAYKQGVKDLVGVIEENNARVVLTSLHGTSLPIAADILTELGFDNYVIETTQSEPDGRFPTVKSANPEEEAAFEYGKRLAEQENASLIIATDPDADRFGFVERYEDGSTRYFNGNEIGLILLKLRYQQLQTSGNAFYMVKSIVTGALSEVLASALDIKVVNVLTGFKYISEELERRQQQNDDAQLVLAFEESHGYLAKDLSRDKDAIQFIPLLVKYKQLLHQNGLTFKAVLEDIYKEIGRYEDLTLSPSYEGPKGRQIIEAMMAHFRNDTSEHIAGLKVKTKEDYLTQKATHLSTGEETAITLPQADLIRYTFDEGFIALRPSGTEPKIKIYFSLNVPDFNALVNNFKALYLAES; encoded by the coding sequence ATGTTTTTGAAGGCACAATGGATGTCACATCTTGATGAAAGTTTAGTTAAACCCTTTTATGAAGAACAAACAAAGGAAGAACAAGAAGCGGGTTTTGAAGATGTTTTAACTTTTGGTACCGCTGGGATTCGGAGTACGTTTGGTCTCGGTCCAGGTCGTTTAAACAAGTTTACAATACGTAAAGTGGCATTAGGACTCGCACAATATTTAAAACAAAAAAATGAGCATCCAACAGTTGTGATTCACTTTGATACACGATTTTTATCACAAGAATTTTCTCAAGAAATTGCACGTGTATTAGCAACTGAAGGCGTTAGCGTCGTATTAGCGGATACTTATAAATCAACACCGGAGTTGTCATTTGCTGTACGCGAGCTAAAAGCAACAGCAGGTGTCATGATTACGGCAAGTCATAATCCAAGTCATTATAATGGTATTAAAATTTATGGTGCAGATGGTGGACAATTATTACCTGAGGCATCAGAAGACTTGAGCCAATATATTAATGCAATTGAATCTCCATTAGAAATTGAAGCACGTGATTTCAATTCGTTAAAAACAGAAAAATTGATTACGTCTTTGCCTACTGAAGTGACTGAGGCGTATAAGCAAGGCGTGAAAGATTTAGTTGGCGTAATTGAAGAAAACAATGCACGTGTTGTTTTAACAAGTTTACACGGAACAAGCTTACCTATAGCTGCAGACATACTCACAGAGCTTGGGTTTGATAACTATGTTATTGAAACAACACAGTCAGAACCTGATGGCAGATTTCCAACTGTTAAAAGTGCTAATCCAGAAGAAGAAGCTGCGTTTGAATATGGCAAACGTTTAGCAGAACAAGAAAATGCGTCACTTATCATTGCTACAGATCCAGACGCAGACCGATTCGGGTTTGTTGAGCGCTATGAAGATGGCTCAACACGTTATTTTAATGGTAATGAAATTGGCTTAATCTTACTTAAATTACGCTATCAACAGCTGCAAACATCAGGCAATGCGTTCTATATGGTTAAATCAATCGTTACGGGCGCTTTGAGTGAGGTATTAGCATCAGCGTTAGATATTAAAGTTGTAAACGTTTTGACGGGATTTAAATACATTTCTGAAGAGTTAGAACGTCGTCAACAGCAAAATGATGACGCACAGTTGGTGTTAGCGTTCGAAGAGAGTCATGGGTATTTAGCGAAAGATTTATCAAGAGATAAAGATGCAATTCAGTTTATTCCTTTACTCGTTAAATATAAACAACTGTTGCATCAAAATGGACTCACATTTAAAGCGGTACTTGAAGATATTTATAAAGAAATCGGTCGCTATGAAGATTTAACGCTTTCGCCGTCTTACGAAGGACCAAAAGGTAGACAAATAATAGAGGCCATGATGGCTCATTTTAGAAATGATACAAGCGAACACATTGCAGGATTAAAAGTAAAAACAAAAGAAGATTATTTAACGCAAAAGGCAACACATCTTTCAACAGGTGAAGAGACTGCAATCACGTTGCCACAAGCGGATTTAATTCGTTATACATTTGATGAAGGCTTTATCGCATTAAGACCTTCAGGGACAGAACCAAAAATAAAAATTTATTTTTCACTTAATGTGCCTGATTTTAATGCGTTAGTCAACAACTTTAAAGCGCTGTATTTAGCTGAATCATAA
- a CDS encoding LCP family protein, with protein MNKGLKYLLYLLALMLVIVPTIFAFILFNSSKHAFDDSFSHSDERQSKLRDSKVNAAKEPVSILFLGIDDSSSRRENGQSTEHSRTDAMILSTLNPDKHQIRLLSIPRDTLSYIPKVGYFDKITHAHAYGGPESSMDTVETELNVPVDYYVRINMDAFADTVDELGGIEYNVPYDLNEPNTKDKGRIKLKKGKQKLNGDEALAITRTRKQDSDLKRGERQMEVLKILFRKAQETNSLHKLDDIIEIVGKNSKHNLNYSEIRALATNYLANDVTIKSQQLKGENELLNGIYYINPDVDDLIKTSNLLREDLELRPIKNKSDFLIQRAKSFYGEVPPLTEIDDQLLKGRQKSQKDNTSSEQQNGDSQASPAVDQNQNQPAVTEQAPSQQPDSSQQSQGVPDPSQNNNTFY; from the coding sequence ATGAATAAAGGACTCAAATATCTGTTGTACTTACTTGCTTTAATGCTTGTAATTGTTCCTACAATTTTTGCGTTTATTCTATTTAATTCATCGAAACATGCTTTTGACGACTCATTTTCTCATTCTGATGAGCGTCAATCTAAATTAAGAGATAGTAAAGTCAATGCTGCAAAGGAGCCTGTTTCAATTTTATTTTTAGGTATTGATGACAGTAGTTCACGAAGAGAAAACGGACAAAGTACAGAACATTCACGTACAGATGCAATGATTTTATCCACTTTAAATCCTGATAAACATCAAATCCGTTTACTGAGTATCCCACGTGATACTTTGAGCTACATTCCAAAAGTCGGTTACTTTGACAAGATTACACATGCACATGCATATGGAGGACCAGAATCTTCAATGGATACGGTGGAAACTGAGCTTAATGTCCCTGTTGATTATTATGTTCGTATTAATATGGATGCTTTTGCTGATACAGTTGATGAGCTTGGTGGTATTGAATATAATGTGCCATACGATCTCAACGAACCTAACACTAAAGATAAAGGTCGCATCAAACTGAAAAAAGGTAAGCAAAAATTAAACGGCGACGAAGCACTCGCAATCACACGTACACGTAAACAAGACTCTGACTTAAAACGTGGCGAAAGACAAATGGAAGTTTTAAAAATTCTCTTCCGTAAAGCGCAAGAGACAAATTCTTTACACAAATTAGATGATATTATTGAAATTGTAGGAAAAAATTCTAAACATAACTTAAATTACTCTGAAATTCGTGCACTCGCAACAAACTATTTAGCAAATGATGTCACAATCAAATCTCAACAACTTAAAGGTGAAAATGAATTGCTTAACGGCATTTACTACATTAATCCTGACGTCGATGATTTAATTAAGACATCAAACTTATTACGTGAAGATTTAGAATTAAGACCCATTAAAAATAAAAGTGACTTTCTGATACAACGTGCGAAGTCCTTTTACGGTGAAGTTCCTCCATTAACAGAAATCGATGATCAGCTATTAAAAGGACGCCAAAAATCACAAAAAGATAACACATCATCAGAACAACAAAATGGTGATAGTCAAGCGTCACCAGCAGTTGATCAAAATCAAAATCAGCCCGCTGTTACTGAACAAGCACCAAGTCAACAGCCTGATTCATCACAACAGTCACAAGGGGTTCCAGACCCATCTCAAAATAACAATACATTTTATTAA
- a CDS encoding GNAT family N-acetyltransferase: MIKKVETAREYEDVLDIRKIVFVEEQGVSLEEEIDEFETIAQYMIAYNDDHQPIATARFRDVNGIAKIERVAVLKSERGQGTGKALMRALEQEAQRQGFRHFKLGAQTHAIPFYESLGYQAYGDQFLDAGIPHYYMEKHL; encoded by the coding sequence ATGATCAAAAAAGTAGAAACAGCACGTGAATATGAAGATGTATTAGACATCAGAAAGATCGTTTTTGTAGAAGAACAAGGGGTGTCACTTGAAGAAGAAATTGATGAATTTGAAACAATCGCACAATATATGATTGCCTATAACGATGACCATCAACCCATCGCAACTGCACGCTTTCGAGATGTGAATGGCATTGCGAAAATTGAACGTGTTGCAGTTTTGAAATCTGAAAGAGGTCAAGGGACGGGGAAGGCATTAATGCGCGCACTCGAGCAAGAAGCGCAACGCCAAGGTTTTCGTCATTTCAAATTAGGTGCCCAAACACATGCGATTCCTTTTTATGAATCATTAGGCTATCAAGCGTATGGCGATCAGTTTTTAGATGCGGGTATCCCCCATTATTACATGGAGAAACATCTTTAA
- a CDS encoding GW dipeptide domain-containing protein, with the protein MVNRIIETQPTDYLAWGAGPIANQRFIHIELVHVHDYNSFARQMNNFADYAATNLQYYGLKPDSAEYDGKGTVWTHDAVSRYLGGTDHVDPHGYLRAHGYSYDELYDLINEKYQVKMGYASPAGSTAGQSSKPKPQNNNLKVTDNTGYSRISSKNNGLYKTVYDQSGVRTNQTNVTLKVTKKATLNGQSFYLVSTAKNNGLLGWVRSNDVTYQSAQPEKNVKQSYQVKPGTTVYEVPWGTKAQATGTISGSKKQTFKATKEQKVANTNWLYGTVNNLTGWIDASNVVKTPSSSTTAPSSPLKVTGDSGFGRINNKNNGLYKTVYDAKGQPTSATNQTLSVQKKATLNGKSFYLVSDYATGTYVGWVQQKDVDYRTGQAAKNVKQNYTIKPGATLYKVPWGTSAQVAGKVAGKNAQNFAATKSQKVGNLTFVYGTVNQLSGWIDQSLLTQSQEKATKNAVQSVSQIGQLKSSTEGIRASIYDKTAKNAAQFTDRTYKIAKTASNQNHNYVLLQNADGRTPLGWFNANDVILRSLGTEKPMHGQYKVNNKTAGLYSIPWGTAKQRIDALSGNVKDRTFSAVKSVVAGPDTYLFGQVNHKMGWINLKDLKPVASAYTVKPTSATKATKLSQPQDYFVYNGNGYYYAKPNAQVLGSLSPYYETLFKVTSTQNVKGVTWLYGTFENGTQGWIKSGDLRSLLIKYYNANASLKEAVDKQMALPYKPQVQHVPGKWEDANRQEVQAAMDTQNIKNSASGIYQFLKLDQYQGLSADALNRLLAGKGILAGQGAAFAEAAKANNINEIYLISHAFLETGNGTSTLANGGYVDKNNKVITNGPKKFYNMFGIGAVDSDAIRGGFKTAEKYGWNTVKKAIVGGAKFIGQNYIHAGQNTLYRMRWNPQNPATHQYATDIAWADFNAKRMKQFYDQIGEVGKYFDIDLYRQSK; encoded by the coding sequence ATGGTAAACCGAATAATTGAAACGCAACCAACTGATTATTTAGCTTGGGGTGCTGGCCCTATTGCGAACCAACGTTTTATTCATATTGAGCTTGTTCATGTGCATGACTATAATTCATTTGCACGTCAAATGAACAACTTTGCTGATTATGCAGCAACTAACTTACAATACTATGGCTTAAAACCTGATAGTGCAGAATATGACGGTAAAGGTACCGTTTGGACACATGACGCTGTTTCTAGATATTTAGGTGGTACAGACCACGTAGACCCACACGGTTATTTAAGAGCACATGGCTATTCTTATGATGAATTGTATGATCTTATAAATGAAAAATACCAAGTGAAAATGGGCTATGCTTCCCCTGCTGGTAGCACTGCAGGTCAATCATCAAAACCTAAACCGCAAAACAACAATTTAAAAGTGACTGACAATACAGGGTATAGCCGTATTTCATCTAAAAACAACGGTTTATACAAAACTGTGTATGACCAATCTGGTGTACGTACAAATCAAACAAATGTGACATTAAAAGTGACTAAAAAAGCAACACTGAATGGTCAATCATTTTATCTTGTATCCACTGCGAAAAACAATGGTTTACTCGGATGGGTACGCAGCAATGATGTCACTTATCAAAGTGCACAACCTGAAAAGAACGTGAAACAATCATACCAAGTTAAACCAGGTACAACTGTTTATGAAGTGCCTTGGGGTACAAAAGCACAAGCTACAGGTACAATTAGCGGTAGCAAAAAACAAACTTTCAAAGCAACTAAAGAACAGAAAGTCGCAAATACAAATTGGCTTTATGGTACAGTTAACAATTTAACAGGTTGGATTGATGCAAGTAACGTTGTAAAAACACCATCTTCATCAACAACTGCACCTTCTTCACCATTAAAAGTAACAGGTGACTCAGGTTTTGGTCGTATTAATAATAAAAATAACGGCTTATATAAAACTGTATACGATGCGAAAGGCCAACCTACATCAGCAACCAATCAAACTTTAAGTGTTCAGAAAAAAGCAACGCTCAATGGAAAATCATTCTATCTCGTATCTGACTATGCGACTGGCACTTATGTTGGATGGGTTCAACAAAAAGATGTTGACTACCGTACAGGTCAAGCAGCTAAAAATGTGAAACAAAACTACACAATCAAACCAGGCGCTACGCTTTACAAAGTCCCTTGGGGTACTAGCGCACAAGTGGCAGGTAAAGTCGCTGGTAAGAACGCACAAAACTTTGCTGCAACAAAATCTCAAAAAGTTGGAAACTTAACATTCGTTTATGGTACTGTTAATCAATTATCTGGATGGATCGACCAATCATTATTAACACAATCACAAGAAAAAGCAACAAAAAATGCCGTACAAAGTGTATCTCAAATCGGTCAATTAAAATCATCAACTGAAGGAATAAGAGCTTCGATTTATGATAAGACAGCTAAAAATGCTGCCCAATTCACTGACCGTACTTATAAAATTGCTAAAACAGCATCTAACCAAAATCACAATTACGTTTTATTACAAAACGCTGACGGCCGCACACCATTAGGATGGTTTAACGCGAATGATGTGATTCTACGTTCACTTGGTACTGAAAAACCAATGCATGGTCAATATAAAGTTAATAACAAAACAGCTGGATTATATTCAATCCCATGGGGTACTGCGAAACAACGTATCGATGCCCTATCTGGCAACGTAAAAGATCGTACATTTAGTGCTGTTAAATCTGTTGTTGCGGGTCCAGACACTTATTTATTCGGTCAAGTGAACCATAAAATGGGCTGGATTAACCTTAAAGATTTAAAACCTGTTGCTTCTGCTTACACAGTTAAGCCGACTTCAGCAACTAAAGCAACAAAATTAAGCCAACCTCAAGATTACTTTGTTTATAACGGAAATGGCTATTACTATGCCAAACCAAATGCACAAGTTTTAGGCTCTTTAAGTCCGTATTATGAAACATTATTTAAAGTGACAAGTACACAAAATGTAAAAGGTGTGACATGGCTTTACGGTACTTTTGAAAATGGCACACAAGGTTGGATTAAATCTGGTGACTTACGCTCATTACTTATTAAATATTACAATGCTAACGCTTCTTTAAAAGAAGCCGTTGATAAACAAATGGCATTGCCATACAAACCACAAGTTCAACATGTACCAGGCAAATGGGAAGATGCAAACCGCCAAGAAGTGCAAGCAGCAATGGATACACAAAACATTAAAAACAGCGCTTCAGGCATTTATCAATTCTTAAAACTCGATCAATATCAAGGCTTAAGTGCAGATGCATTGAACCGATTACTCGCAGGTAAAGGTATCTTAGCTGGCCAAGGTGCTGCGTTTGCAGAAGCGGCAAAAGCAAATAATATTAATGAAATCTACTTAATCTCACACGCATTTTTAGAAACTGGAAACGGTACATCTACATTAGCAAATGGTGGATACGTAGATAAAAACAATAAAGTGATCACTAACGGTCCTAAAAAATTCTACAATATGTTTGGTATCGGGGCAGTTGACTCTGACGCCATTCGCGGTGGTTTTAAAACAGCTGAAAAATATGGCTGGAATACTGTTAAAAAAGCAATCGTCGGCGGTGCGAAATTTATTGGTCAAAATTACATCCACGCAGGTCAAAACACGTTATACCGCATGCGTTGGAATCCACAAAACCCAGCGACACATCAATATGCAACAGATATCGCATGGGCAGACTTTAACGCAAAACGTATGAAACAATTCTATGATCAAATTGGTGAAGTTGGTAAATACTTCGATATCGATTTATATCGTCAAAGTAAATAA
- a CDS encoding transposase family protein: protein MCNDILKLLKIKDNNIKITKVEEDVVIRGKKSNVIFGTLSYKPMTCPHCYHTNPNRIHKHGKRLSRITFLRFQEIAVYLNLLKQRFKCMDGKCYASTESMRISLLIRLEPLNSIMVRLKELIKKLN, encoded by the coding sequence ATGTGTAATGATATATTAAAGTTACTAAAAATTAAAGATAATAATATTAAAATCACTAAAGTTGAAGAAGATGTAGTTATTAGAGGTAAGAAATCTAACGTCATCTTTGGTACCCTTTCATACAAGCCTATGACTTGTCCTCACTGTTATCATACGAATCCAAACCGAATACACAAACACGGAAAACGTTTATCGCGAATTACTTTTTTAAGATTCCAAGAGATAGCAGTGTATTTAAATCTGTTAAAACAACGTTTTAAATGTATGGATGGAAAGTGTTACGCTTCTACAGAAAGTATGAGGATATCATTGCTTATACGATTGGAACCCCTCAATTCAATAATGGTGCGATTGAAGGAATTAATCAAAAAGTTAAACTGA